The following proteins come from a genomic window of Anopheles ziemanni chromosome 3, idAnoZiCoDA_A2_x.2, whole genome shotgun sequence:
- the LOC131285461 gene encoding uncharacterized protein LOC131285461 gives MGCGPSNAAVPVAGEGISTISKLVYPRPEAFEIPLDDDGENAGSLIKKHPPKRLKRLEEQSSSSPSIEDLEEKLATAEIRRQQFLANRSQKTTFDKGSLDATENDASTIPEEGEDDRSAVDEHTLEDAEDSGVERTGPPDGADSPNNTRHRGRKADEQGEDEEDGDGGHNQRRRGSDLSIGHLTSMRMRMNQYRKKSHQH, from the exons ATGGGCTGTGGACCATCGAATGCAGCCGTTCCGGTGGCGGGAGAAGGGATATCGACCATCTCTAAGCTCGTCTACC CCCGCCCGGAAGCGTTCGAAATTCCACTCGACGATGATGGGGAGAACGCGGGCAGCCTTATCAAAAAACATCCACCAAAACGCCTGAAGCGGCTCGAGGAACAGTCCAGCTCATCGCCGAGCATCGAGGATTTGGAGGAAAAGTTGGCCACGGCTGAGATTCGGCGGCAGCAG TTCCTGGCGAATCGCTCCCAGAAGACGACCTTCGACAAGGGCAGCCTGGACGCGACGGAGAACGATGCCAGCACGATTCCGGAGGAAGGTGAGGACGACCGGTCGGCGGTCGACGAACACACACTGGAGGATGCGGAGGATTCGGGCGTCGAACGGACGGGACCTCCGGACGGCGCGGACAGTCCGAACAACACGCGACATCGGGGGCGCAAGGCGGACGAACAGGgagaggacgaggaggacggGGACGGGGGGCACAATCAGAGGCGGCGGGGTTCGGATCTCAGCATCGGCCACCTCACCAGCATGCGCATGCGGATGAACCAGTACAGGAAAAAGTCCCATCAACATtag